GTAGCGCCCGGACTTCCACAGCCATTTTCTCGAGGGTTCCGCCAATCAGGGCGATTGTAGCCAGGTAGTGCGCGTGGCGGTCGCGCTGTATGATCTGTGTAGAAATTGGCGCCGGCTTGAGGCCAAGGATTTTACAGGCAATTTGTTCAACTTCTGGTGGGATATGGGCAAATGTACCCACTGCGCCCGAGAATTTGCCAACGCGAACACCTTCTGCTGCTTCAACAAAGCGTTCACGGTTACGGGTCATTTCTGCATAATAAAGCGCTAGCTTGAGCCCAAATGTCGTTGGCTCAGCATGTACCCCATGTGTACGCCCCATCATGAGGGTGTATTTGTGCTCTTGTGCTTTGTTTTTGAGTACCTCGAGCAGTTCGTCGATTTTCTTGAGCAAAACGGCGTTCACCTTCTTGAGGCGGAAGCACAGCGCGGTGTCGACAACATCTGAGGATGTCAGTCCATAATGGATCCATTTCCGTTCTTCGCCCAGCGTTTCACTTACCGCGCGGGTAAAGGCAACTACGTCGTGGCGCGTGGTTTTTTCAATTTCATGGATTCGCTCAATGTCGAAGCTTGCTTCATCGTAGAGCTTGTTGACATCTTCATGCGGAATAACGCCTATTTCAGACCATGCTGCGCAGGCAGCGAGTTCAACTTCAAGCCAGGATTTGAACTGTTCGGATTCCCCCCAAAGGGTGCCCATTTCCG
This window of the Bacteroidota bacterium genome carries:
- the purB gene encoding adenylosuccinate lyase gives rise to the protein MIDRYTRPEMGTLWGESEQFKSWLEVELAACAAWSEIGVIPHEDVNKLYDEASFDIERIHEIEKTTRHDVVAFTRAVSETLGEERKWIHYGLTSSDVVDTALCFRLKKVNAVLLKKIDELLEVLKNKAQEHKYTLMMGRTHGVHAEPTTFGLKLALYYAEMTRNRERFVEAAEGVRVGKFSGAVGTFAHIPPEVEQIACKILGLKPAPISTQIIQRDRHAHYLATIALIGGTLEKMAVEVRALQKSEVREVEEAFSRGQKGSSSMPHKRNPVGSENITGCARLLRGYMLAAYENMPLWHERDISHSSVERVIIPDATIILDYSLHRFARILDNLVVYEGNMLRNMERTYGLYNSQRLLIKLIDKGLSREKAYDLVQPQAMQAWAEGKPFRDIVLENKEIREHITESEVNEAFDARYHLSQVDYIFERVGLG